The following proteins are encoded in a genomic region of Anser cygnoides isolate HZ-2024a breed goose chromosome 13, Taihu_goose_T2T_genome, whole genome shotgun sequence:
- the CHIC1 gene encoding cysteine-rich hydrophobic domain-containing protein 1 isoform X2 translates to MSVLLPNMADFDTIYELEEEEEEEGEEGEEESGPVVRSQELPRPRDAPDPVAVRGAGHITVFGLSNKFDTEFPSVLTGKVAPEEFKTSISRVNACLRKNLPVNVKWLLCGCLCCCCTLGCSLWPVVCLNKRTRRSIQKLLEWENNRLYHKLGLHWKLSKRKCETSNMMEYVILIEFLPKYPIFRPD, encoded by the exons ATGAGCGTGCTGCTGCCCAACATGGCGGACTTCGACACCATCTacgagctggaggaggaggaggaggaggaaggggaggaaggggaggaggagtcCGGGCCCGTGGTGcgcagccaggagctgccccggccccgcgatGCGCCGGATCCCGTGGCGGTACGGGGCGCCGGGCACATCACCGT gttTGGCTTGAGCAACAAGTTTGATACAGAATTTCCTTCTGTTCTGACAGGGAAG GTTGCTCCAGAAGAATTCAAGACCAGTATCAGTCGTGTGAACgcttgtttaagaaaaaatctCCCTGTCAATGTAAAATGGCTGCTTTGTGgctgtctgtgctgctgttgCACACTGGGCTGTAGCCTGTGGCCTGTGGTCTGTCTTAACAAAAGA ACTAGAAGATCAATTCAGAAGTTATTAGAATGGGAAAATAACAGACTATATCATAAG ctgGGTTTGCACTGGAAGCTGAGTAAAAGGAAATGCGAAACTAGCAATATGATGGAGTAT GTAATATTAATAGAATTCTTACCAAAATATCCCATATTTCGACCTGACTGA
- the CHIC1 gene encoding cysteine-rich hydrophobic domain-containing protein 1 isoform X3, producing the protein MVSVMFGLSNKFDTEFPSVLTGKVAPEEFKTSISRVNACLRKNLPVNVKWLLCGCLCCCCTLGCSLWPVVCLNKRTRRSIQKLLEWENNRLYHKLGLHWKLSKRKCETSNMMEYISFRSLLLLPSVDIQRIRDTLLQCGDAELRELRRAEAFSYSVVVALQREPNLGMDSVFRKQITGLWRGS; encoded by the exons ATGGTGTCTGTCAT gttTGGCTTGAGCAACAAGTTTGATACAGAATTTCCTTCTGTTCTGACAGGGAAG GTTGCTCCAGAAGAATTCAAGACCAGTATCAGTCGTGTGAACgcttgtttaagaaaaaatctCCCTGTCAATGTAAAATGGCTGCTTTGTGgctgtctgtgctgctgttgCACACTGGGCTGTAGCCTGTGGCCTGTGGTCTGTCTTAACAAAAGA ACTAGAAGATCAATTCAGAAGTTATTAGAATGGGAAAATAACAGACTATATCATAAG ctgGGTTTGCACTGGAAGCTGAGTAAAAGGAAATGCGAAACTAGCAATATGATGGAGTAT ATTTCTTTCAGGAGTCTCTTGCTGCTGCCTTCCGTTGATATCCAGAGGATCCGTGATACACTGCTGCAGTGTGGTGATGCTGAGCTCAGAGAACTGAGAAGAGCAGAGGCTTTTTCCTATTCTGTTGTAGTAGCACTGCAAAGGGAGCCTAACCTGGGGATGGATAGCGTGTTCAGGAAACAAATCACTGGCTTATGGAGAGGATCGTGA
- the CHIC1 gene encoding cysteine-rich hydrophobic domain-containing protein 1 isoform X1 yields MSVLLPNMADFDTIYELEEEEEEEGEEGEEESGPVVRSQELPRPRDAPDPVAVRGAGHITVFGLSNKFDTEFPSVLTGKVAPEEFKTSISRVNACLRKNLPVNVKWLLCGCLCCCCTLGCSLWPVVCLNKRTRRSIQKLLEWENNRLYHKLGLHWKLSKRKCETSNMMEYISFRSLLLLPSVDIQRIRDTLLQCGDAELRELRRAEAFSYSVVVALQREPNLGMDSVFRKQITGLWRGS; encoded by the exons ATGAGCGTGCTGCTGCCCAACATGGCGGACTTCGACACCATCTacgagctggaggaggaggaggaggaggaaggggaggaaggggaggaggagtcCGGGCCCGTGGTGcgcagccaggagctgccccggccccgcgatGCGCCGGATCCCGTGGCGGTACGGGGCGCCGGGCACATCACCGT gttTGGCTTGAGCAACAAGTTTGATACAGAATTTCCTTCTGTTCTGACAGGGAAG GTTGCTCCAGAAGAATTCAAGACCAGTATCAGTCGTGTGAACgcttgtttaagaaaaaatctCCCTGTCAATGTAAAATGGCTGCTTTGTGgctgtctgtgctgctgttgCACACTGGGCTGTAGCCTGTGGCCTGTGGTCTGTCTTAACAAAAGA ACTAGAAGATCAATTCAGAAGTTATTAGAATGGGAAAATAACAGACTATATCATAAG ctgGGTTTGCACTGGAAGCTGAGTAAAAGGAAATGCGAAACTAGCAATATGATGGAGTAT ATTTCTTTCAGGAGTCTCTTGCTGCTGCCTTCCGTTGATATCCAGAGGATCCGTGATACACTGCTGCAGTGTGGTGATGCTGAGCTCAGAGAACTGAGAAGAGCAGAGGCTTTTTCCTATTCTGTTGTAGTAGCACTGCAAAGGGAGCCTAACCTGGGGATGGATAGCGTGTTCAGGAAACAAATCACTGGCTTATGGAGAGGATCGTGA